Proteins from a single region of Nakamurella deserti:
- a CDS encoding copper-translocating P-type ATPase gives MHSQTHTDHTDQAGGSPRTRLDGDSAAYAGIAGQESAGHTDHAGHGNLTDGVGHRAHADRAGRGDRGHHAGHGNHTDHAAQFRDRFWWSLALAVPVVGFSHMVADLLGYHLPPGTGWVAPVLGTAVYLYGGRPFLAGAVDEIRVRRPGMMLLVATALTVAFGASLATTLGVGGVELDFWWELALLVVIMLLGHWLEMRALGQASGALDALAALLPDQAERLRPDGTVEVVGLAALAPGDLVLVRPGGRVPADGVVVDGAADVDESMITGESRPVHRAVGGRVVAGTVATDASLRLVVDAVGERTALAGIRRLVEQAQSSRSRAQALADRAAGALFWFAAVAGLLTFVVWLMLGDPQEAVERTVTVLVIACPHALGLAIPLVVAISTTVSARAGILVKDRLALERMRTVDTVLFDKTGTLTRGTPAVTGAVATDGDTDALLREAAAAEADSEHPLARAVVAAAPAPLPAASDFRATTARGVSADVGGRRISVGGPGMLRDLGVTLPDTLATAANRWAADGSTVLTVLRDGVPAGVLALADEVRPESVAAVRELRARGVRTVLISGDAQPVADAVGRSVGVDEVVAEVLPADKDGAVAALQARGRRVAMVGDGVNDAPALARADVGIAIGAGTDVAVESAGVVLASDDPRSVLGVIALSRASYRTMRQNLAWATGYNVVMVPLAAGVLAPAGVVLPPAVGAVLMSVSTVVVAANAQLLRRLSLRPRD, from the coding sequence GTGCACTCACAGACCCACACCGACCACACCGACCAGGCCGGGGGATCGCCCCGGACGCGGCTCGACGGGGATTCGGCGGCGTACGCCGGGATCGCCGGGCAGGAGTCCGCCGGTCACACCGATCACGCCGGCCACGGGAACCTCACCGACGGCGTCGGCCACCGAGCGCACGCAGACCGTGCCGGCCGCGGAGACCGCGGGCACCACGCCGGCCACGGGAACCACACCGACCACGCGGCGCAGTTCCGGGACCGCTTCTGGTGGAGCCTGGCGCTCGCGGTGCCGGTGGTGGGGTTCAGCCACATGGTGGCCGACCTGCTCGGGTACCACCTCCCGCCCGGCACCGGATGGGTCGCGCCGGTCCTGGGTACCGCGGTGTACCTGTACGGGGGGCGGCCGTTCCTCGCCGGAGCGGTGGACGAGATCCGGGTACGCAGGCCCGGCATGATGCTGCTGGTCGCGACGGCCCTCACCGTGGCCTTCGGTGCGAGCCTGGCCACCACCCTGGGTGTGGGGGGCGTGGAGCTCGACTTCTGGTGGGAGCTCGCCCTTCTCGTGGTGATCATGCTGTTGGGCCACTGGCTGGAGATGCGCGCGCTGGGGCAGGCCTCGGGGGCGCTGGACGCCCTCGCCGCGCTGCTCCCGGACCAGGCGGAACGCCTCCGCCCGGACGGGACGGTCGAGGTGGTCGGGCTGGCGGCGCTGGCTCCCGGCGACCTGGTGCTGGTGCGCCCCGGCGGTCGGGTGCCCGCGGACGGCGTCGTCGTCGACGGTGCCGCGGACGTCGACGAGTCGATGATCACCGGGGAGTCCCGGCCCGTGCACCGAGCCGTCGGCGGGCGTGTGGTGGCCGGCACGGTCGCCACCGACGCGTCGTTACGCCTCGTCGTCGACGCGGTGGGTGAGCGGACCGCGCTGGCCGGCATCCGCCGCCTCGTCGAGCAGGCGCAGTCGTCGCGGTCGCGGGCGCAGGCCCTGGCCGACCGGGCCGCGGGTGCCCTGTTCTGGTTCGCGGCGGTGGCCGGCCTGCTGACCTTCGTCGTGTGGCTGATGCTGGGAGATCCGCAGGAGGCGGTGGAGCGGACGGTCACCGTGCTCGTCATCGCCTGCCCACACGCGCTGGGGCTGGCGATCCCGCTGGTGGTGGCGATCTCGACCACGGTGTCGGCCCGCGCCGGCATCCTGGTCAAGGACCGGCTGGCACTGGAACGGATGCGGACTGTGGACACGGTCCTGTTCGACAAGACCGGCACGCTCACCCGCGGGACACCGGCCGTCACCGGCGCCGTCGCGACCGACGGCGACACCGACGCGCTGCTGCGGGAGGCCGCCGCGGCGGAGGCCGACAGCGAACACCCGCTGGCCCGGGCGGTGGTCGCCGCGGCCCCGGCGCCGCTCCCGGCGGCGTCGGACTTCCGGGCGACGACCGCCCGGGGGGTGTCGGCCGACGTCGGCGGCCGCCGGATCTCCGTGGGAGGACCGGGCATGCTGCGCGACCTGGGCGTGACGCTGCCGGACACCCTCGCCACCGCGGCGAACCGGTGGGCGGCCGACGGCAGCACCGTCCTGACGGTGCTGCGCGACGGTGTTCCCGCCGGGGTGCTGGCCCTGGCCGACGAGGTGCGTCCCGAGTCGGTGGCGGCGGTCCGTGAACTGCGCGCGCGGGGGGTCCGCACGGTGCTGATCAGCGGGGACGCCCAGCCGGTGGCCGACGCGGTGGGCCGGTCCGTCGGCGTGGACGAGGTCGTCGCCGAGGTGCTGCCGGCCGACAAGGACGGGGCGGTGGCGGCGCTGCAGGCCCGGGGGCGTCGGGTGGCGATGGTCGGTGACGGGGTGAACGACGCGCCGGCGCTCGCCCGCGCCGACGTCGGTATCGCGATCGGCGCCGGGACGGACGTCGCCGTCGAGTCGGCCGGGGTGGTGCTGGCGTCCGACGATCCGCGGTCGGTGCTCGGGGTGATCGCGCTGTCCCGCGCGAGCTACCGCACCATGCGACAGAACCTGGCCTGGGCGACCGGCTACAACGTGGTCATGGTGCCGCTGGCCGCGGGCGTCCTCGCACCCGCGGGAGTGGTGCTGCCACCCGCGGTCGGCGCCGTCCTGATGAGCGTCTCGACGGTCGTGGTGGCGGCCAACGCCCAGCTGTTGCGGCGGCTGTCGCTGCGGCCGCGGGACTGA